From Shewanella psychrophila, a single genomic window includes:
- the sfsA gene encoding DNA/RNA nuclease SfsA — translation MEFIPSFQQGKLIKRYKRFLTDIELEDGSLVTIHCPNTGSMKNCLFESKRVWFSTSDNPKRKYSRTWELAESDQGHLIGINTGRANQLAEDAIRTGVITELQGYSYLKREVKYGSENSRIDILLRDESTTSPKPDCYIEVKSCTLLEEGQGYFPDSVTTRGQKHLRELMEMVALGHRGVLLFVVQHTGIDSVQAAAHIDPAYAQLLTKAHQFGVEVLAYCAEMSPNGSSLIKSCPVKL, via the coding sequence ATGGAATTCATCCCCTCTTTCCAGCAGGGAAAGTTAATAAAACGATACAAACGCTTCCTGACGGATATCGAACTCGAAGATGGCAGCCTAGTCACCATACACTGCCCCAATACAGGCTCCATGAAAAACTGCCTGTTTGAGAGTAAAAGAGTCTGGTTTTCCACCTCAGATAATCCTAAACGTAAATACTCACGCACCTGGGAGCTGGCCGAGTCCGACCAAGGCCACCTCATTGGTATCAATACTGGTAGAGCCAATCAGTTGGCGGAAGATGCCATTCGAACAGGTGTCATCACCGAATTGCAGGGTTACAGTTATCTTAAGCGTGAAGTAAAGTATGGCAGTGAGAATAGCCGTATCGATATTCTATTACGGGACGAATCGACAACGAGCCCTAAGCCTGACTGCTATATCGAGGTCAAAAGTTGCACCTTATTAGAAGAAGGTCAAGGCTATTTTCCTGACTCTGTTACCACCCGCGGACAGAAACACCTGCGAGAATTGATGGAAATGGTCGCCTTAGGCCACAGAGGTGTGCTGCTTTTTGTGGTGCAGCACACTGGAATCGACTCAGTACAAGCAGCCGCTCATATCGATCCTGCATATGCTCAACTTCTCACCAAGGCACATCAATTTGGTGTCGAAGTGCTAGCATATTGTGCAGAAATGTCGCCAAATGGCTCATCCCTGATTAAATCCTGTCCTGTCAAACTCTAA